Proteins found in one Labrenzia sp. VG12 genomic segment:
- a CDS encoding dipeptidase, with amino-acid sequence MSSIDKVLARIDANLDQSLERLFDLLKIKSISTDPEFKAPCREAAEWLAKELTDIGIEASVRDTAGHPMVVGHRKSGKPGPHVLFYGHYDVQPVDPLELWNRDPFDPIIETREDGSKIIVARGSSDDKGQLMTFVEAARAYIEETGDLPVDVSILFEGEEESGSPSLHPFLEANKDELSCDLAMVCDTGMWDAKTPAISVMLRGMVGDEIIVKAASRDLHSGMYGGSAQNPNHIVANIIAGLHDENGKITLPGFYDGVIEMPDDVKAMWDTLGFSVEEFLGDVGLKYPRGENDRTPLEHIWTRPTVEVNGMWGGYQGAGSKTVIPAEAHAKFTFRLVGDQDPDKIQEAFRAYVRSKIPADCSVEFIAKEGSPALRLDFSMPVLEKGKKALQDEWETDAALIGMGGSIPIVGDFKRMLGMDSLLIGFGLEDDQIHSPNEKYNLTSFHKGIRSWARVLKELAEG; translated from the coding sequence ATGAGTTCCATCGACAAGGTCCTGGCACGCATCGATGCCAATCTCGACCAGAGCCTTGAGCGTCTGTTTGACCTTCTCAAGATCAAGAGCATTTCCACCGATCCCGAGTTCAAGGCCCCCTGCCGCGAAGCCGCCGAATGGCTCGCGAAGGAGCTGACTGACATCGGTATCGAGGCGTCCGTGCGCGACACCGCCGGCCACCCGATGGTCGTCGGACATCGCAAGTCCGGCAAGCCTGGCCCGCACGTGCTCTTCTATGGCCATTATGACGTGCAGCCGGTGGATCCGCTGGAACTCTGGAACCGCGATCCTTTCGACCCGATCATCGAAACGCGGGAAGACGGCAGCAAGATCATCGTTGCGCGCGGATCGTCCGACGACAAGGGCCAGCTGATGACCTTTGTCGAGGCCGCCCGGGCCTATATCGAGGAAACCGGCGACCTGCCGGTCGATGTCTCGATCCTGTTCGAGGGCGAAGAGGAAAGCGGCTCGCCATCACTGCATCCGTTCCTGGAGGCCAACAAGGACGAACTCTCCTGTGACCTCGCCATGGTCTGTGACACCGGCATGTGGGATGCCAAGACACCCGCCATCTCGGTGATGCTGCGTGGCATGGTTGGCGACGAGATCATCGTCAAGGCCGCCAGCCGGGATCTGCATTCGGGCATGTATGGCGGCTCGGCCCAGAACCCGAACCACATCGTCGCCAACATCATTGCCGGCCTGCACGACGAAAACGGCAAGATCACCCTGCCCGGCTTTTATGATGGTGTCATCGAGATGCCGGACGACGTCAAGGCGATGTGGGACACGCTCGGCTTTTCGGTCGAGGAGTTCCTCGGAGATGTCGGCCTGAAATACCCGCGCGGCGAAAACGACCGCACGCCGCTGGAGCATATCTGGACCCGGCCGACCGTCGAAGTGAACGGCATGTGGGGCGGCTATCAGGGGGCCGGTTCCAAGACCGTGATCCCGGCGGAAGCCCATGCCAAGTTCACCTTCCGCCTTGTCGGCGACCAGGATCCGGACAAGATCCAGGAAGCCTTCCGCGCCTATGTGCGCTCCAAGATCCCGGCCGATTGCAGTGTCGAATTCATCGCCAAGGAAGGCAGCCCGGCGCTGCGGCTCGATTTTTCAATGCCGGTCCTGGAAAAAGGCAAGAAGGCCCTACAGGACGAATGGGAAACCGATGCGGCCCTGATCGGCATGGGCGGTTCCATTCCGATTGTCGGCGACTTCAAGCGCATGCTGGGCATGGATTCACTGCTGATCGGCTTTGGATTGGAAGACGACCAGATCCATTCGCCGAATGAGAAATACAACCTGACCAGCTTCCACAAGGGCATTCGCTCCTGGGCGCGGGTCCTGAAGGAACTGGCCGAGGGCTGA